The Desulfuromonas thiophila genome contains a region encoding:
- a CDS encoding peptidyl-prolyl cis-trans isomerase, with product MRHSALSYLLPRLLCLTLLLLPQGVLAEELISRIAAVVNDEIITTRQLQQRLDGLPSGMPRDPQAQLELMIDDVLLRARAKELGVQVSEEDIDRAVADVQQQNRIDAAQLEQALLAQGLTLARYREQLREQILRYKLTGIEVQSKVDVTRQEIRSYYQEHLDRYRHKPRLRLSRLSFPLGRDADAVRAAAEQARQDLAAGRPIEAVLADLPPHAAADGDDMGSFAPGELSAEFEAAVADVPQGAVSAPVERDGILHLLRVEERLAGGVTDLSQVEEDIRNQLRQQKMEQRLKTWRDELRQSAYIDIRL from the coding sequence ATGCGACATTCTGCCCTGTCTTATCTGTTGCCCCGCCTGTTGTGTTTAACCCTGCTGCTTCTGCCGCAGGGGGTTCTGGCCGAGGAACTGATCAGCCGTATTGCCGCCGTGGTGAATGATGAAATCATTACCACGCGCCAGTTGCAGCAGCGCCTCGATGGCCTGCCTAGCGGCATGCCGCGTGATCCGCAGGCCCAACTCGAACTGATGATCGACGATGTGTTGCTGCGTGCCCGAGCCAAGGAACTGGGTGTGCAGGTCAGCGAAGAGGATATTGACCGGGCCGTGGCCGATGTGCAGCAGCAGAACCGCATCGATGCTGCCCAATTGGAACAGGCCCTGCTGGCGCAGGGGCTGACCCTGGCGCGTTATCGCGAACAGCTGCGCGAGCAGATCCTGCGCTACAAGCTTACCGGGATCGAGGTCCAGAGCAAGGTCGATGTTACTCGCCAGGAAATTCGCAGTTATTATCAGGAGCATCTCGACCGCTACCGTCACAAGCCGCGGCTGCGGCTCAGCCGCCTGTCCTTTCCTCTCGGACGCGATGCTGACGCCGTGCGGGCTGCCGCCGAGCAGGCACGTCAGGATCTGGCGGCCGGTCGTCCCATCGAGGCGGTACTGGCCGACTTGCCACCACATGCCGCCGCCGATGGCGATGACATGGGTTCCTTCGCGCCGGGGGAGCTGTCGGCCGAGTTTGAGGCCGCCGTGGCTGACGTGCCGCAAGGCGCCGTCAGCGCCCCGGTCGAGCGCGACGGCATTTTGCATCTGCTGCGGGTGGAGGAACGTCTGGCCGGTGGCGTTACCGATCTGAGCCAGGTGGAAGAGGATATCCGCAACCAGCTACGCCAGCAAAAGATGGAGCAGCGGCTGAAAACCTGGCGAGACGAACTGCGCCAGAGTGCCTATATCGATATCCGTCTGTGA
- the mfd gene encoding transcription-repair coupling factor — protein sequence MTESTSRFHAHSTTASVAAELATSAGTVHLAGLSGGAPACFLARLLSPARPLLLITASADEARRQYDELCFFAPASGQIHLFPAWEIAPYDPLQPHGEIEAVRLATLRAIQLGQAQAVVTTAAALLQRLIPQAVLAELALSLSCGADYGRELLQQRFLALGYRNVPLVEDRGTFCFRGDLLDVFAPGQSQPLRMEFFGDRLERIRPFDAASQRSVDCDLTAVELVPAREMVLQGELLEGFCQRLKQRCDDLGLPRSCREAVILEAREGLLAPGRAFLLPLNYDRLETLFDYLPQARGVCFDPPAIEQAIDSQAQAIRSGAERAAASGEPFVEPHQLYLAPPEIEQRLQQCRRIDLGGLQLLDDQHYSHRFQMICRGNGAFLQVPTAQRITLLVDQLQQWQRERWRVLLVCHQPGALERLRDLLQHRDMVLSCRAGLPQDSGLYGCLGSVRGFVLPDERLALVSEEEIFGPRARRNSRREARAKAVLSSLARLQEGDAVVHVDHGIGIYRGLQHLVSGAVEGDFLLLEYAGGDRLYVPTERIEKVQKYSGAEGAAVRLDKMGGNAWEKTCQRARAAVEEMARELLTLYARRQMHRAQPFSPPDDDFRAFEAAFPYEETPDQLAAINDVLADMQSEVPMDRLICGDVGFGKTEVAIRAAFKAALDGRQVAVVVPTTVLARQHFTTFSERLRDYPLRVEMVSRFRTPAQIRQVLTDLVAGQVDIVIGTHRLLQRDVRFKDLGLVVIDEEQRFGVSHKERLKKLRAQVAMLTLSATPIPRTLNMGLLGMRDLSLIDTPPVDRLAVRTYVTRFDEDLIREAILRELQRGGQVYFVHNRVQSIAAMERLLRSLVPEARIAVGHGQMAEKELEQVLLDFIEGRSQVLLCSTIIENGLDIPRANTILINRADCFGLAQLYQLRGRVGRGKERGYAYLLIPGEASLTREARARLQVLQELTELGAGFRVASYDLELRGAGDLLGARQAGQMAAIGFEMYTELLEETIAELKGAEHQGRIDPEIRLGLRAFLPENYVADPNQRLVFYKRLAAAEDEQGLYDLVDELQDRYGALPPAAEILLEMMKLRVDLKRLRIELAEYDGRALVFGFHASTPVAPDNLLRLLQEDPRRYSLSPDYRLRVVTERLGDGELLAEARKQLQAFCGAC from the coding sequence GTGACCGAATCCACCAGCCGTTTTCACGCCCACAGCACCACCGCCAGTGTTGCCGCCGAACTGGCCACCAGTGCCGGCACCGTGCATCTCGCCGGACTGAGCGGTGGGGCGCCGGCCTGTTTTCTGGCGCGGTTGCTGTCGCCGGCCCGCCCCCTGTTGCTGATCACCGCCAGTGCCGATGAAGCTCGCCGTCAGTACGACGAGCTTTGTTTCTTCGCGCCTGCCAGCGGCCAGATTCATCTGTTCCCGGCCTGGGAGATCGCGCCCTATGATCCTTTGCAGCCCCATGGCGAGATTGAGGCGGTGCGCCTGGCGACCCTGCGGGCGATACAGCTGGGGCAGGCTCAGGCTGTTGTCACAACGGCGGCGGCGCTGTTACAGCGGCTGATCCCGCAGGCTGTTCTGGCTGAACTGGCTTTATCGCTGTCCTGCGGTGCTGACTATGGTCGCGAGCTGCTGCAGCAACGTTTTTTGGCGCTGGGCTACCGGAATGTGCCGCTGGTGGAGGATCGCGGCACCTTCTGTTTTCGCGGCGATCTGCTGGACGTGTTTGCGCCGGGGCAGTCCCAGCCGCTCCGAATGGAATTCTTTGGCGACCGGCTTGAACGCATACGCCCTTTCGATGCGGCCAGTCAGCGCAGTGTTGACTGCGATCTGACCGCTGTCGAATTGGTGCCGGCACGCGAAATGGTGTTGCAGGGCGAGCTGCTGGAAGGTTTTTGTCAGCGGCTGAAGCAACGCTGCGACGATCTGGGTTTGCCGCGCAGCTGCCGTGAAGCGGTGATTCTGGAAGCGCGTGAAGGGTTGCTGGCGCCCGGCCGGGCCTTTCTGCTGCCGCTGAATTATGACCGGCTCGAAACCCTCTTTGACTATCTGCCGCAGGCCCGGGGCGTCTGTTTCGATCCGCCGGCCATTGAACAGGCCATCGACAGCCAGGCCCAGGCCATCCGCTCCGGTGCTGAGCGGGCGGCCGCCAGCGGCGAACCCTTTGTCGAGCCGCACCAGCTGTATCTGGCACCGCCGGAGATCGAGCAACGGCTGCAACAGTGCCGGCGCATTGATCTGGGCGGCTTGCAGCTGCTGGATGATCAGCACTACAGCCACCGGTTCCAGATGATCTGTCGCGGCAACGGCGCCTTTTTGCAGGTTCCGACCGCCCAGCGGATTACGCTGCTGGTTGATCAGTTGCAGCAATGGCAGCGGGAACGGTGGCGCGTGCTGCTGGTTTGCCACCAGCCAGGTGCGCTCGAGCGTCTACGCGATCTGCTGCAACATCGCGATATGGTCCTGTCCTGCCGTGCCGGCCTGCCGCAGGACAGCGGTCTTTATGGCTGCCTTGGCTCGGTGCGCGGTTTCGTGCTGCCGGACGAGCGCCTGGCGCTGGTCAGTGAGGAGGAGATCTTCGGTCCGCGGGCCAGGCGCAACAGTCGGCGTGAGGCCCGCGCCAAGGCGGTGTTATCGTCTCTGGCGCGGCTGCAGGAGGGCGATGCCGTGGTGCATGTCGATCACGGTATCGGCATCTACCGTGGGCTGCAGCATCTGGTCAGTGGCGCGGTGGAAGGCGATTTTCTGCTGCTGGAATATGCCGGTGGCGACCGGCTGTATGTGCCGACCGAACGCATCGAGAAGGTACAGAAGTATTCTGGCGCTGAAGGTGCGGCGGTCCGGCTTGACAAGATGGGTGGCAACGCCTGGGAAAAGACCTGTCAGCGCGCCCGCGCGGCGGTGGAGGAGATGGCGCGCGAATTGCTGACCCTCTACGCCCGCCGCCAGATGCACCGGGCCCAGCCGTTCAGTCCGCCAGACGACGATTTTCGCGCCTTCGAGGCCGCCTTCCCCTACGAGGAAACGCCGGACCAGCTTGCCGCCATCAACGACGTGCTGGCCGACATGCAGTCTGAGGTGCCGATGGACCGGCTGATCTGCGGCGATGTCGGTTTCGGCAAGACCGAGGTGGCCATCCGTGCTGCCTTCAAGGCCGCGCTCGATGGTCGGCAGGTGGCTGTGGTAGTGCCGACCACAGTGCTGGCGCGGCAGCATTTCACCACCTTCAGCGAGCGTCTGCGCGATTATCCGCTACGGGTCGAAATGGTTTCGCGTTTCCGCACGCCGGCGCAGATCCGCCAGGTGTTGACCGATCTGGTGGCGGGCCAGGTGGATATTGTTATCGGCACGCACCGGTTGCTGCAGCGCGATGTGCGGTTTAAGGACCTGGGTCTGGTGGTCATCGACGAGGAACAGCGCTTTGGCGTGAGCCATAAGGAACGTCTGAAGAAACTGCGGGCCCAGGTGGCCATGCTGACCCTGAGCGCCACGCCCATACCGCGTACCCTCAACATGGGTCTGCTGGGCATGCGCGATCTGTCGCTGATTGATACCCCGCCGGTCGATCGCCTGGCCGTGCGTACCTATGTCACCCGCTTCGACGAGGATCTGATTCGTGAAGCCATTCTGCGTGAACTGCAGCGTGGCGGCCAGGTCTACTTCGTCCACAACCGGGTTCAGTCCATTGCCGCCATGGAACGGCTGTTGCGCAGTCTGGTGCCCGAGGCCCGGATCGCCGTCGGTCACGGCCAGATGGCGGAAAAGGAGCTGGAACAGGTGCTGCTCGATTTTATCGAAGGGCGCAGCCAGGTGCTGTTGTGTAGCACCATCATTGAAAACGGTCTCGACATTCCGCGAGCCAACACCATTCTCATCAATCGGGCTGACTGCTTTGGGCTGGCCCAGCTTTATCAGTTGCGCGGAAGGGTCGGGCGGGGCAAGGAACGCGGTTATGCCTATCTGCTGATTCCCGGCGAGGCCAGCCTGACCCGGGAAGCGCGCGCCCGCCTGCAGGTGTTGCAGGAACTGACCGAACTGGGCGCCGGCTTTCGCGTTGCCAGCTACGATCTGGAACTGCGTGGCGCCGGCGACCTGCTGGGCGCGCGTCAGGCCGGGCAGATGGCCGCCATCGGTTTTGAGATGTACACCGAACTGCTGGAGGAAACCATCGCCGAGCTCAAGGGCGCGGAACACCAGGGTCGCATCGACCCGGAAATCCGTCTCGGACTCAGGGCGTTTCTGCCGGAAAACTATGTGGCCGATCCCAACCAGCGGCTGGTGTTCTACAAGCGGCTGGCGGCGGCGGAAGACGAGCAGGGTCTCTACGATCTGGTTGATGAATTGCAGGACCGCTACGGCGCCCTGCCGCCAGCGGCCGAAATTTTGCTTGAGATGATGAAGTTGCGCGTCGATCTTAAACGGCTGCGGATTGAACTGGCGGAGTATGACGGCCGCGCCCTGGTCTTTGGTTTTCATGCCAGCACGCCGGTGGCGCCCGACAACCTGCTGCGGCTGCTACAGGAAGATCCCCGCCGTTACAGTCTGTCGCCCGATTACCGTCTACGGGTGGTGACAGAGCGGCTGGGCGATGGTGAACTGCTGGCCGAGGCCAGAAAGCAATTGCAGGCGTTTTGCGGCGCGTGCTAG